The Leishmania major strain Friedlin complete genome, chromosome 31 genome contains a region encoding:
- a CDS encoding putative c2 domain protein, producing MGRLEVCICGACNIGGTRKAGIPDPYVKVVMGDRKKAHIKYKTKVVSSSLNPVWNEVLTFQVADYDSEQIVFELWNKNVIVDDLMGVYALSLNGLTRGVVSDLRVILTGTGLSSPELHLQVLAVDFGVDPQPSSMVVRSIKEYNAAAVTNPVMTATEMKKVTCADDFDSVQKPSSSEPAMGIPLQAQVAPPPQPLLQPVYNQQPTFVQQAQPYPLQPAPPVMYLQPPPPPPQVVYVQQAQPLPHPIYYQQASPPGSYYGAPQQPYQCMYGPSPI from the coding sequence ATGGGCCGTCTGGAGGTGTGCATCTGCGGTGCGTGCAATATCGGCGGCACCCGAAAGGCTGGTATTCCCGACCCGTATGTGAAGGTCGTGATGGGCGACAGGAAAAAGGCGCACATCAAGTACAAGACCAAAGTGGTCAGTAGCAGTCTCAACCCCGTCTGGAATGAGGTGCTCACATTCCAGGTCGCCGACTACGACTCCGAACAGATCGTTTTCGAGCTGTGGAACAAGAACGTCATTGTAGACGACTTGATGGGCGTCTATGCGCTCTCTTTGAACGGCTTGACGCGCGGCGTTGTGAGCGATTTACGGGTCATTCTCACAGGCACGGGGCTCTCTTCGCCAGAGCTTCATCTACAAGTACTGGCGGTAGACTTTGGCGTTGATCCTCAGCCAAGCAGCATGGTGGTGCGCTCCATTAAGGAATACAATGCCGCTGCGGTCACAAACCCTGTAATGACCGCTACCGAGATGAAGAAGGTGACATGTGCAGACGACTTTGACTCCGTCCAGAAGCCGTCATCCAGCGAGCCGGCGATGGGCATTCCGCTACAGGCGCAGGTggcgcctccaccgcagcctctgctgcagccggtCTATAACCAGCAGCCAACCTTTGTTCAGCAGGCCCAGCCCTacccgctgcagcccgcccCGCCAGTCATGTATCTccagccgcctccgcctccgccgcagGTCGTCTatgtgcagcaggcgcagcctCTACCCCATCCCATCTACTATCAGCAAGCGTCACCGCCAGGGAGCTACTACGGGGCGCCTCAACAGCCGTACCAGTGCATGTACGGCCCGTCGCCGATTTGA